In the genome of Cervus elaphus chromosome 5, mCerEla1.1, whole genome shotgun sequence, the window aaccacttcagtattcttgccttgagaaccccatgaacagtatgaaaagactcTCAGCCCAAGCTGCTTGCAATTTCCCAGCCATGCTGTACAACCTCTCAGCCCTGCTTTGTTCCTGTGGCTCTTCTTGTTGAAATGCCCAGCTCAACCCACCTGGCCTGGAAAGTTCAGCTCGGGTGTTTCATCCCATCCACCCTTCACTTTCCAGGGAGGGTTGGTGCAGGGGTCTCTCAGCACTCTCCACACTgcattgttttgtttcttctcctctcctccctgtaaCAGTGAGCTCTTTAAGGGCAGGGCGTGTCTCGTGTATCTCTTTAATTCCTGACACAGAGTGGGCGAAAGGTGGGGGTGCAGCCAGTGTCCACTCCCTTCTGCTATTCTTGGTTCCAGCACCACCAAAGGCATTGTGCTGCAGGGAGGAGCCTTTTGAGCTGAGAGAGTGGGGCCGCCCGGAGCCATATCAGCAAAGATGGGGGATCCCTCCCGCTACCCTGAGCTCGGCGTCCCTCACTGAGGGATGTGTGTGCTTCTCAGGTGTCCAGGAATCCCATGCGAAGTGAAGGCTGCTCTGGTGTGCTCAAGTCTGTCCAGGCTAATCCACAGTCTGCACTGGAGCTTCTGGACTTTTCTGTGAGTTTCTCATAAACCTTGTCTCTGACCCTCCCAACAGCCCTGGGAGATATGACTTTCTCCattttagaaggaaagaagtggGGATTGGAGAGAGTGCCTGCTCAGGTATACGGTGTGGCCACATCTGAGTTCCAACGTGAGTCACGATGCCACTCTGACTCCGTTCCTGCCTCTGTGTGGGGTGTCATGGTGGTCTCACCTTGGACCCCTGCCTGGGTTCTTCATTGGCAGAGAGGGAACAGGTGGATCAGAGGCACCATGCTCACTGATGTTTGGATTTGCAGGTTCATCTCTTGCAAGacagcccctcctcccagccagCAGTGCCTGCGAGTGGATCCTAGTGCTGGAGATTCACTCGGGGGGCTGCACGAGAGATGATAACCCTGTTTCACtccattttgcctttaaaaaattctttattggcagtgtggagtcttagccactggaccaccagggaagttccaattttgccttttaatgtagaaaaaatatcacTCTTTTATAAGGTGGTTAAACACAAACGAGAGAATCCCCAAATACAAATCATGAAGAGTCTAGTTACAAATCACTGCTCATTCTCCCTCTGATTTATTTCAACCCAGGCTTGAGTCAAAGCCTGTTCAGAGATGTGTTTACAGTTTCAATCCTTCAAACTTGGGACAAACTGATACCCTATGAGGCTCgagaccttgtgtgtgtgtgagtaaaaTGGTCAAGTTCTCAAAAAGTCTTAACATCCTTCCTAGTGATGGGTTTCTCCTCAGGATATCCAGGTGAACAGAGAGTTTGATGATCTTGCCAGTTCAGTGAAGGTCATCCTTCCAGGGCTTTGCATAAAGACGGCTGCCCGAAGAGTGGAGTACAAAAAAGAACTGCTGGCCATCTTCAGGCCATCTGAATGACTATGTGTTGTgtgactttcttctctctcccatgGGCCACTTCAACTTCAAGGTGCCTTTCAATGCATGAGTCCACTGAGGCCCCATGTCAACCAGGTGGAAGTCCTACAGAGCTGGCCTTCATAGTGACTGAGACATCAGTGTTAACCAGGGCCTTCCATTGTTCTCATTCAGGTCACAGATTTGTactccaagagaaatgaaaacatgtccacacaaaaacttgaacatacatgttcatggcagcattatccATGATATACACAAAATGCAAATACCCACCAACTGATGAGCGGATAAATAGAATGTAGTGTacttatacaatggaatattacttggcaataaaaaggatgaaatttgggatgatggaaatgttctaaaattgattatggTAACGGTTGCACAATTTCAGTAACATACTAAAAGTATTTGAATTGTGTACTTCAGATGAATTGTATGATATGTGAACTGTGTTTTatacagttaagaaaaaaaggaacgaAGTAATGACatgtgtgacaacatggatgaaccactACCCTAAGTGAAAGAAGTTTATCATAAAAGACCACTTATTGCACCAATTTAATTGGGTGACTTGTCCAATATGTACATCATATCTCAGAAAAACTGttacctatacacacacacacacacacacacacactatttgaTCCATATTGTGTGgaaaaaattatgtataaatgtgtatactagcagaaaaacaaaaagacctaaaacaaaacaaccctGGCACATTAATAATGCTTATCTCTAGGTTGTGGCTTTATggcttttatttcctattttcttgcattttccactcttcacactcagtatgtgttACTTTTACTATCAGAAAAATAAGTCGTGCTTAAGACCAGGCCGGCAGCACAGGTCTTGAGTCTGCTGCGTTCTCGGCGCCTGAGGAAGGAGGGCCCCCCCATACCCACGACAACGTCCTAACCTGAGGCGGTGCTCGGGGCCAGGAGGTGACGGAGGGTAACGGTAGCCAGGCCCTGCGGGATGAGCACCAGTGAGGAGCCCCAGGAACCTGCTCTCCCCGCTCCCAAGCGGGGCAGCACTCCTCAGTGACCCTCCACCCTATAGGGCGGGGAGAGGACCTCACAGTCGTAGCGCGGGGCTGGGCCAAGCGCCGCAGGACGCTCCCCCACTTCCCTGTAGAGCCAGCAAATAACCAAGCCAGTCATTACATCAAGGCCCCACACCCTCCCCAATTAACCAGGAGGCTCCTGGCGGAGAACCCCGAGGTGAGGCGGTGTAGACCAGACCACGCCTGCTGCAGGGTgcgtgaggggtgggaggggcagtTTGAGGAGACCGAATAAGGAGACCCGGCGCGCTCCGCCTCCCGCGTGCAGCCTTCCCGCCAAAGCCACGTCCAATCAGAACGCGCCACAAACCGGGAGTCCCGTGTGAGTCAATCAGAAGCGGGATTCTAGACTCCGCCCCACCCCACAGCGCTCTGGACCAATGGGCATCGGCGGCGGCGGCGTGGGGTCCACGACGACGTGGGGGCTTGTCCGAGGAGCGCGAGGCTTGGCGTAGGCAGTTGAGCTGCGGCGTCGGCGAGAGCGGTTGGGGTTTGTGTGGCGGCGGCGGTTGAACTCATCATGGTACGGATGGACGGAGCGGGAGGTCGGGCGGGCGGGCCAGGAGGTCTGGAGGCCGTGTTAGTGGTCGGGGGGTTGAGACCAAGGATGCCGGAGAAGCCCGTGTGGGTTTCTGGTGCGAATCACTCAGCGACCGGAACAGAGGCTGAGAAAGAGAAACTGCGAAGGCAGAGCCGCACTTCCCATGAGTATCGACGTCCGAGGGCCTCAGCGGCCAGCGCGCCTTAGCGTGTGGCCCAGGGCTCAGGGGAGGCAGGTGGCCCCAGGTCCAGCCTCCGGAGCGCGGACAGTGGGCAGTACCGGGCTCCGGAGGTTGGGGCGGGCATGCTCGGGAAGGAGGTCATCTATGGagaacggggggggggggggggggccacagGGTTTGGTCTGCGGGAGCTTTCAGAGAGGACCTGGAGCCAGGGACAGGAATATCATTAACCAAACTTCAGTGATCCAGGCGAGGATGGCAATGCGCTTGCCTTTCTATGAACAGTGAGAAATAATTTCTCCGAGCGATTCCTTTCATTGTTAGTCAGGTGGACATAGCCTGTGCTGATCATGGAGCTCCCCAGCCACACTTTGTAAGTGAAGACATTAGGTCACAAAGCTGACCCTGAACACACTGGGGCTGAGCAAGCAAGAGTGACACAGGCATTCTGTGAAATACAGCTGTTCTGGATTCAAAGCAAATACCATGTGTTTGAAAACTGTGTGGCTGGGTGGATTTCAAAGGCCTTCCCAGGGTGCTGTTAGAGTCTCTTCTGGAGGAGTGAGTGCCCTGTCCCCGGAGAAGGTCTTTCCAGAGCCCAGTGCTTCCCTCTGGAATGAGGTGCGGGGTCTGCTGCCTCACGTTGATCTCTGAGATATGGTGCTTGTGGGCCACCAAGCTCCTAGGACTGTAAGTTAGAATTTAGGGTGGGTGGCACACCTCAGATCTCACTTGATCTTCTCTATGTATTTGTTAGGATGATGTGTCTAAATTCAGCCAGACGGTTAGGGAATGTAGAATTACATTCCAAGCAGGAAACAGAgggtacatttaaaatatttaataggtaCTGTGAGTGCAACCTGTTAGAAGATACTACTTATACAGATACGGGCAGGGTTTAAGGAGACCCCCAAAGGACAGTGCAGAATCCCAGCACGTGACATTTGGGAGCCATTAACTCCTAGGCTCGGGGGGTAGTTTCTGACGACCACTGACTGCCCACAGTCTGTGCCCTTGAAAAGGAACCCAAGACAGCCTGATGGGGAGGGAGCCAGGAGCAACCACCTTGACCACACCTTCCTCTAACCTCCATCTATTGCTGCTGACTGACACGGGCTGATGTAGCCAGAACCTAGGGGGAACAGTCCACACTGGTCAGCCTGGAACCAGAGCTGGATGGAGAACAGAGGGTAGACCTAGAGGGGCAGGTGGAACAGACTTAGGTCCCATCcagttttccttttccattacCGCTTATCCTTCGGTCAGGACGCAATCAAAATGGCTATTTCTCTAGAGAAGTACTGACACTGGCCATAACATGGAGTTTGTTACTGACATTATATGGCTTGCAAGTATTAAAGTAACTGAATTTACCTATGGTAGCAAACACGTAGACTTTGGGGCTAATTCTGGCGCTATCAGCTCACGTGTTTCGGAGCAAGCCAGTTTTCACAAGGTTAAAAGGGTCACATAAGGCTCCTTGAAAACAAGGTTTGAGAAGCTCTGAGACACTCTAGAGGCACATACAAACATTGAGTTAACATCTGCATGCCACGCAGATGTTTACTCTTGCAAATCCtgatttgaccacttccaatgtaCCTTGATTagtggacctaacactccaggttccttgGCCATGTTGttcttacagcatcggactttcctttcaccaccagacacgtCCACAACGGggcgttgtttctgctttggctcagccttttctttccctctggagctatttctctgctcttctccagtagcatgttgggctcCTATCGACCTGGGAAGCTTGtgagaaaaagtctgaaaagaccttaaaaaaaccaaaagataTTAGATCTATTAATTTAAGAAGTCAGGTACATCTGCATGCCACGCAGAGACCCCTGCCGTGTTGCTGGGCCTCACTCGTTGCTCTGCTTCCAGCGCGAGTGCATCTCCATCCACGTGGGGCAGGCGGGCGTCCAGATCGGCAACGCCTGCTGGGAGCTGTACTGCCTGGAGCATGGCATTCAGCCCGACGGCCAGATGCCCAGCGACAAGACCATCGGCGGCGGGGATGACTCCTTCAACACGTTCTTCAGCGAGACGGGGGCCGGCAAGCACGTGCCCAGGGCCGTGTTCGTGGACCTGGAGCCCACCGTGGTCGGTAGGTCCGCCCCCACTTGgcaagggaagcccagcaccTTCGCCGGGCAGACACAGGTCAGAAGCACGAGGTAGTTTCCGAGGGGAGCGGCCACCCAGGAGACGACGGACAGTCACCCCGGAGCCCGGGAGACCCAGGCCACGGGGGTGCCCGGGGCAGTCAGGCTGGCATCGTGCAGGGTGCAGGGCCATCCCAGTGACGTCGGGGTGGGCGAGGCGCACACAGCCGCCTGGGCGCTCCCGTCCTTCGGGAACCGGCCACACTGGTGCTTGTTCCGGGTTGATGGACCCCCTGGAGCCGTGAATGGCAGATGGGCGCGTCTGTCTCGGAGACTGCCTGGGAGACCTGACCCCCGGCCTGGGAGGAGCGGCGCAGGCCTGCAGATAGGCGGGTCCCGGAGCCGCCGCGGGGGTGAGGTGGCGTCCTCCAAGCCCGGCCGCTGTCCCCCGCAGACGAGGTGCGCACGGGGACCTACAGGCAGCTCTTCCACCCGGAGCAGCTGATCACCGGGAAGGAAGATGCGGCCAACAACTATGCCCGCGGCCACTATACCATCGGCAAGGAGATCGTCGACCTGGTCCTGGACCGCATCCGCAAGCTGGTGAGAAGGGCCCGGGGGGCTCCCGGCCGGGACGGGGGCCCGGATTCTCGGCGGCGCATGCGGTCTGGCTCACGCCTCTCCCTCCCACAGGCGGACCTGTGCACGGGGCTGCAGGGCTTCCTCATCTTCCACAGCTTCGGGGGCGGCACCGGCTCGGGCTTCGCGTCGCTGCTCATGGAGCGGCTCTCGGTGGACTACGGCAAGAAGTCCAAGCTGGAGTTCGCCATCTACCCGGCGCCCCAGGTCTCCACGGCCGTGGTGGAGCCCTACAACTCCATCCTGACCACGCACACCACCCTGGAGCACTCGGACTGCGCCTTCATGGTGGACAACGAGGCCATCTACGACATCTGCCGGCGCAACCTGGACATCGAGCGGCCCACCTACACCAACCTCAACCGGCTCATCGGGCAGATCGTGTCC includes:
- the LOC122693567 gene encoding tubulin alpha-3 chain, with amino-acid sequence MRECISIHVGQAGVQIGNACWELYCLEHGIQPDGQMPSDKTIGGGDDSFNTFFSETGAGKHVPRAVFVDLEPTVVDEVRTGTYRQLFHPEQLITGKEDAANNYARGHYTIGKEIVDLVLDRIRKLADLCTGLQGFLIFHSFGGGTGSGFASLLMERLSVDYGKKSKLEFAIYPAPQVSTAVVEPYNSILTTHTTLEHSDCAFMVDNEAIYDICRRNLDIERPTYTNLNRLIGQIVSSITASLRFDGALNVDLTEFQTNLVPYPRIHFPLATYAPVISAEKAYHEQLSVAEITNACFEPANQMVKCDPRHGKYMACCMLYRGDVVPKDVNAAIATIKTKRTIQFVDWCPTGFKVGINYQPPTVVPGGDLAKVQRAVCMLSNTTAIAEAWARLDHKFDLMYAKRAFVHWYVGEGMEEGEFSEAREDLAALEKDYEEVGVDSVEAEAEEGEEY